A window from Pyrococcus kukulkanii encodes these proteins:
- a CDS encoding ECF transporter S component codes for MNEETLQAYVPYFKAIVALVAIGYFGYIFINRKKFKIANVAALSAVMAGLVTVMTMVVRVPIPASRGYLNFGDIMIMLTAVLFGPLIGGFAGGVGSALADLLGYPSWALFTLIIKGSEGIVVGYLTKGDASYARILVATTLGGAVMVIGYVSVAYLLYGPAGAVAEFYNDIVQAVSGIIIGGGLGYVLKKRLGNII; via the coding sequence ATGAACGAGGAAACACTTCAGGCTTACGTTCCATACTTTAAGGCTATCGTTGCCTTAGTCGCTATAGGCTACTTTGGATATATATTTATAAACCGGAAGAAGTTTAAAATTGCAAATGTAGCAGCGTTATCGGCTGTAATGGCGGGCTTAGTAACTGTAATGACGATGGTAGTTAGAGTTCCAATACCTGCATCCCGGGGTTACCTTAACTTTGGAGATATCATGATAATGCTCACGGCAGTTCTGTTTGGCCCATTGATTGGGGGATTTGCTGGAGGCGTTGGTTCAGCACTTGCTGATCTCCTGGGATACCCTTCCTGGGCTCTGTTCACGCTTATAATCAAGGGTTCTGAGGGAATCGTCGTAGGGTACTTGACTAAGGGAGATGCAAGCTATGCTAGAATTTTAGTTGCTACTACCCTTGGTGGCGCTGTAATGGTGATAGGTTATGTGAGTGTTGCTTACCTGCTCTATGGTCCCGCAGGTGCAGTTGCGGAGTTTTACAATGATATAGTACAAGCCGTTTCAGGGATAATAATAGGTGGTGGACTTGGCTATGTGCTAAAGAAAAGGCTTGGGAATATAATATGA
- a CDS encoding thiamine-phosphate kinase has translation MKESEIIKIFTSEIKDKVLGDDAGYIKFNEDWILITTDMLVWRTDVPNFMNPEDAGRKVVTMNVSDIAAMGGEPKAFFFSLGVPKDIDENLLRRIAKGIKEGSRRYKIRVTSGDTNDVSEIVIDGGALGIGKRLLLRSNAKPGDVVCVTGELGRPLLALILWSKGEDIPREVLEKARDPQARVEEGKILSEIANAAIDISDGLSKELWEISRASNVKIVIEDGSLPIHPTVKELSPNPTEIALSSGEEFELIFTIPPEKIPDVPFDFTVIGKVEKGRGVYIKGKGEMPILGWEHFAGFGNVKH, from the coding sequence ATGAAGGAGAGCGAGATAATTAAGATATTCACGTCCGAAATAAAGGATAAAGTACTTGGAGATGATGCAGGATATATTAAGTTCAATGAAGACTGGATACTAATAACAACGGATATGCTAGTTTGGAGAACAGATGTTCCAAACTTTATGAACCCCGAAGACGCTGGAAGAAAAGTAGTTACAATGAACGTCAGTGACATCGCAGCAATGGGAGGGGAACCCAAGGCCTTCTTCTTTTCATTAGGTGTTCCCAAGGATATTGATGAAAATTTACTAAGGAGAATCGCTAAAGGAATCAAAGAAGGTAGTAGAAGATACAAAATTAGAGTCACTAGCGGGGACACTAACGATGTTAGCGAGATAGTAATAGATGGAGGAGCACTAGGAATAGGTAAAAGGCTATTGTTGAGGAGCAACGCAAAGCCAGGAGATGTTGTATGTGTAACTGGTGAATTAGGGAGACCACTCTTGGCACTTATCCTTTGGTCAAAAGGTGAAGATATTCCAAGAGAAGTTCTTGAAAAAGCAAGAGATCCTCAAGCGAGAGTTGAAGAAGGAAAGATCCTCTCAGAGATAGCAAATGCTGCCATCGATATTAGTGATGGATTGTCCAAAGAGTTATGGGAAATTTCAAGGGCAAGTAACGTGAAAATCGTTATTGAAGACGGCTCCTTACCAATTCATCCAACGGTTAAAGAACTCTCACCAAATCCCACGGAAATAGCCCTTTCAAGCGGTGAAGAATTTGAGCTTATATTCACAATTCCTCCAGAGAAAATTCCAGATGTGCCCTTCGATTTTACAGTAATAGGGAAAGTAGAAAAAGGAAGAGGAGTCTACATTAAGGGAAAAGGGGAAATGCCAATCCTTGGCTGGGAGCACTTCGCGGGGTTCGGAAATGTTAAGCATTGA
- a CDS encoding RNA ligase partner protein, which produces MIRFVLDTSIFVNPDVRKKFGETPTEAMKTFLSYAEKLFGKVEFYMPPGIYREVMHFVEEEEVSPELELYIIKKPPNVHDIKIPAFVVYELIEDIRRRVDKGLRVAEKAVRESVLDTENVDKVIQKLRRNYRKALREGILDSKEDFELILLAKELDGIIVSADVGILTWAEKMGIKWVDAFKFKEVLEELVEKFRSESEKERK; this is translated from the coding sequence ATGATACGCTTCGTTCTCGACACCAGCATCTTCGTCAATCCCGATGTAAGGAAGAAGTTCGGTGAAACTCCTACGGAGGCTATGAAAACGTTCCTGAGTTACGCAGAGAAGCTCTTCGGAAAAGTAGAATTTTACATGCCCCCAGGAATTTACAGGGAGGTTATGCACTTCGTTGAGGAAGAAGAAGTTTCCCCAGAGCTTGAACTTTATATAATAAAGAAACCCCCAAACGTTCACGACATAAAGATACCAGCTTTCGTAGTGTACGAGCTAATAGAGGATATAAGAAGGAGGGTGGATAAAGGCCTAAGGGTGGCTGAGAAGGCCGTAAGGGAAAGCGTTCTTGACACGGAAAATGTTGACAAGGTAATACAAAAATTAAGGAGGAATTACAGGAAGGCCCTTAGAGAGGGAATTCTTGATAGTAAGGAAGACTTTGAGCTAATTCTCCTCGCAAAAGAGCTCGATGGGATAATAGTTTCTGCAGACGTGGGAATACTAACATGGGCCGAGAAGATGGGCATAAAGTGGGTTGACGCATTTAAATTCAAGGAAGTGCTAGAAGAGCTCGTCGAGAAGTTCAGAAGTGAAAGTGAAAAGGAAAGGAAGTGA
- the otg gene encoding methylated-DNA--protein-cysteine methyltransferase, producing the protein MLSIEKFKIKEKEVTIAVLWDNKKIDGIAYSLEGNIELSIKRLSKFLARRGVKVNLKLVDSKYPSIVYEVLIGKISNAQGFAQLSLRGLTEFEKKVYEWLVKNVKRGQVITYSELAKALETSPRAIGGAMKRNPYPIIVPCHRVIGKTNQWLYTPKPEYKRFLLEVEGWIS; encoded by the coding sequence ATGTTAAGCATTGAAAAATTCAAAATCAAGGAGAAGGAAGTGACAATCGCAGTACTCTGGGATAATAAGAAGATAGACGGAATAGCGTACTCCTTAGAGGGAAACATAGAATTAAGCATAAAGAGGCTATCCAAGTTTCTTGCCAGGAGAGGGGTAAAAGTCAACTTAAAGCTAGTTGATTCAAAGTATCCAAGCATCGTGTATGAAGTCCTAATAGGAAAAATTAGCAATGCCCAGGGATTTGCACAACTTTCGCTTAGAGGTTTAACGGAGTTCGAGAAAAAAGTCTACGAGTGGTTAGTGAAAAACGTTAAAAGGGGGCAGGTTATAACGTATAGCGAGCTTGCCAAAGCACTGGAAACATCCCCCCGAGCTATAGGAGGAGCAATGAAGAGAAATCCCTATCCAATAATAGTCCCCTGTCATCGGGTCATAGGCAAAACTAACCAATGGCTGTACACTCCAAAGCCTGAATATAAAAGATTTCTCTTGGAGGTGGAAGGATGGATAAGTTAA
- the albA gene encoding DNA-binding protein Alba, with protein MAEEHVVYIGKKPVMNYVLAVITQFNEGAKEVVIKARGRAISRAVDVAEIVRNRFLKDTVDVKDIKIGTEELPTADGRTTNTSTIEIVLERKI; from the coding sequence ATGGCTGAGGAGCACGTTGTTTACATCGGAAAGAAGCCTGTTATGAACTATGTCCTAGCCGTCATAACCCAGTTCAACGAGGGTGCAAAGGAGGTCGTTATAAAGGCCCGTGGTAGGGCTATTAGCAGGGCCGTTGACGTTGCAGAGATCGTCAGGAACAGGTTCCTCAAGGACACCGTTGATGTTAAGGACATTAAGATCGGTACCGAGGAGCTCCCAACCGCTGATGGTAGGACTACAAACACCTCAACCATCGAGATCGTTCTCGAGAGGAAGATCTGA
- a CDS encoding family 4B encapsulin nanocompartment shell protein, whose product MRVINMGKGSSDIATQLIDLITTAINELREEGLEPDIMLVGPDFQKHLTEDLSRLVNLRIYVIKELGADAIIADSKYMGQLKKASKRISIEPLLEGEEWEEIIKQLPEISED is encoded by the coding sequence ATGCGAGTGATTAACATGGGAAAAGGAAGTTCAGACATAGCAACCCAACTGATAGACCTAATAACGACGGCAATTAATGAGCTAAGGGAGGAAGGGCTAGAGCCAGATATAATGCTCGTAGGCCCCGACTTTCAAAAGCACTTAACTGAAGACTTGTCAAGACTTGTCAACCTAAGGATTTATGTAATTAAAGAACTTGGAGCAGATGCCATAATTGCAGATTCAAAGTATATGGGACAACTAAAAAAGGCTTCAAAAAGAATCTCAATAGAGCCTCTCCTAGAAGGGGAGGAATGGGAAGAGATAATAAAACAACTTCCAGAAATAAGTGAAGATTGA
- a CDS encoding tetratricopeptide repeat protein yields the protein MDKLKLYIGLLAVVVLGIAGFIIWKWGFWMLIRIILSLGFLGLTLMLGFFLGLTIYAESWKYALMLLPLTAISAYGTYLSITWQKLKIVGGIIAFFIVAVAFGIWYISEPDLSLADRFRSAEKLEEIGRYKQAARKYEKAGNYKKAAEMYLKLGWLESAAWAYEKAGEYAKAAELYEQLYEKEKDTYYLKEAHEYWKKAGDMERAAKALERYAEEEPWFWEDVAKLYEELGNEEKAREAWQKALEYYKKEAEEEGVFWEDVGNIARKLGMEDLAREAYQKFLEYCLKEAEEDPMWWKHVAEAYEYLGDKEKAEEARKKYEEYRQKIMKANEETSKFPK from the coding sequence ATGGATAAGTTAAAGTTATACATAGGATTGCTTGCGGTGGTCGTCCTTGGTATTGCGGGATTTATAATCTGGAAATGGGGCTTTTGGATGCTAATAAGAATAATTCTAAGCCTCGGATTTCTAGGGTTGACACTGATGCTCGGCTTCTTTTTGGGATTAACTATCTACGCTGAAAGCTGGAAGTACGCACTAATGCTACTGCCCCTCACAGCAATATCAGCGTACGGAACTTACCTCTCAATTACTTGGCAGAAGCTTAAGATAGTTGGCGGAATTATAGCATTCTTCATAGTTGCAGTGGCATTTGGAATATGGTACATCAGCGAACCGGACCTAAGCTTAGCAGATAGGTTTAGGAGTGCAGAGAAATTAGAGGAGATTGGGAGGTACAAGCAAGCGGCGAGGAAGTATGAGAAAGCCGGAAACTACAAGAAGGCCGCAGAAATGTACCTTAAGCTAGGCTGGCTCGAGAGCGCAGCGTGGGCATATGAGAAAGCCGGAGAGTATGCAAAGGCTGCCGAGCTCTACGAACAGCTGTACGAGAAGGAGAAGGATACCTACTACTTAAAGGAAGCCCACGAGTACTGGAAGAAGGCCGGAGATATGGAGAGAGCAGCAAAAGCTCTAGAGAGATACGCAGAAGAGGAACCATGGTTCTGGGAGGACGTAGCGAAGCTTTATGAGGAGCTAGGTAACGAAGAAAAGGCGAGAGAAGCATGGCAGAAGGCCCTGGAGTACTACAAGAAGGAAGCTGAGGAGGAGGGAGTATTCTGGGAGGATGTAGGAAATATAGCGAGAAAGCTCGGCATGGAAGACCTTGCCAGAGAGGCCTACCAGAAGTTCTTGGAGTACTGCCTTAAAGAGGCTGAAGAGGATCCAATGTGGTGGAAGCACGTTGCTGAAGCTTACGAATACTTAGGGGACAAAGAAAAAGCTGAGGAAGCAAGGAAGAAGTACGAGGAATACAGGCAAAAGATTATGAAAGCCAATGAAGAGACTTCAAAATTTCCGAAGTGA